Below is a genomic region from Streptomyces sp. NBC_00461.
GCAGGCCGCGGGCGGTGCGATGGAGGGCAAGGAGACCCGTTTCGGCGTCGGCGCCTCGTCGATCTTCGCGGTGTCGACCACGCTCACGTCGACCGGTGCGGTGGACTCCTTCCACTCCTCGTTCACGGGTCTCGGCGGCGGCATCACCATGCTCGGCATGATGCTGGGTGAGATCGCGCCCGGTGGTACCGGTTCCGGTCTCTACGGCATGCTGATCATGGCGGTCATCGCGGTGTTCATCGCGGGCCTGATGGTCGGCCGTACGCCCGAGTACCTGGGCAAGAAGATCGGCTCGCGTGAGATCAAGCTGGCGGCCTGCTACATCCTGATCACCCCGGCGCTGGTCCTGATCTTCACCGCGGCCTCCATGGCCCTGCCGACGCCGCCGCACTCGATGCTGAACTCCGGCGCGCACGGCTTCTCCGAAGTCCTGTACGCCTTCACGTCAGCCTCGAACAACAACGGCTCGGCCTTCGCGGGCCTGAACGCGAACACCGACTGGTACAACACGATGACGGGCCTGGCGATGCTGTTCGGCCGATTCCTGCCGATGATCTTCGTGCTGGCGCTGGCCGGCTCGCTTGCCGAGCAGAAGCCGGTCCCGGAGACCGCGGGCACCCTGCGCACCGAGAAGCCGCTGTTCACCGGTCTGCTGGTAGGCGCGATCCTGATCATCACCGGTCTGACCTACTTCCCGGCCCTGGCGCTGGGCCCGCTGGCCGAAGGGCTGGCGTCATGACCACTCGTACAGAGAACCAAGAGGACTCGATGTCCACAGCCACCCCGACCCGGGCGCCGCACAGCGATGTGCCGACCGGCCACAAGGACGAAGGAAAGGTCGGCGCGGGTCTCTTCGACCCCAAGCAGCTGATCAAGTCGCTGCCGGACGCCCTCCGCAAGCTCGACCCGCGCGTGATGATCAAGTCACCCGTGATGTTCGTGGTCCTCGTCGGCTCGGTGCTGACGACCGTCTTCTCGTTCAAGGACCCCAGCGACTGGTTCGGGTGGGCGATCAGCGCCTGGCTGTGGCTCACGGTCATCTTCGCCAACCTGGCGGAGGCCGTCGCCGAGGGCCGCGGCAAGGCCCAGGCGGACACCCTCCGCAAGGCCAAGACGGACACGGTCGCGCGCCGTCTCGGCAAGGACGGCAAAACCGAGGAGCAGGTGCCCGGCACCGAGCTCACGATCGGCGACCTGGTGGTCTGCGAGGCGGGCGACATCATCCCCGGTGACGGCGACGTCGTCGAGGGCGTCGCCTCGGTCGACGAGTCGGCGATCACCGGTGAGTCGGCCCCGGTCATCCGTGAGTCCGGCGGCGACCGTTCGGCGGTCACCGGCGGTACGAAGGTGCTGTCCGACCGCATCGTCATCAAGATCACGACGAAGCCGGGCGAGACCTTCATCGACCGGATGATCGCTCTGGTCGAGGGCGCGGCCCGGCAGAAGACGCCGAACGAGATCGCGCTCAACATCCTGCTGGCGTCGCTGACGATCGTCTTCCTGCTGGCCGTCGCCACGCTGCCGCCGTTCGCGGACTACGCGGGCACCCATCTGACGATGGTCGTGCTGGTGGCGCTGCTGGTCTGTCTGATCCCGACGACGATCGGTGCGCTGCTGTCCGCGATCGGTATCGCGGGCATGGACCGGCTGGTCCAGCGCAACGTCCTGGCGATGTCGGGACGCGCGGTCGAGGCCGCCGGTGACGTCTCCACCCTGCTGCTCGACAAGACCGGCACCATCACCCTCGGCAACCGCCAGGCTTCGGAGTTCGTGCCGGTATCCGGTACCACCGAGGCCGAGCTGGCGGATGCCGCCCAGCTCTCCTCGCTGGCCGACGAGACGCCCGAGGGCCGCTCCATCGTCGTACTCGCGAAGGAGAAGTACGGACTGCGCGAGCGCCACCAGGGCGAGTTGGCCGGTGCCGAGTGGATCGCCTTCACCGCCCAGACCCGGATGTCCGGCGTCGACGTCGACGGCCGGAAGATCCGCAAGGGCGCGGCCGGTTCGGTCATCACCTGGGTCCAGGAGCAGGGCGGCGCGGTCGCCGAGGACGCGGACACGCTGTCCAACCGCATCTCCGAAGCGGGCGGAACGCCGCTGCTCGTCGCCGTCGAGGACGACCGGGGAGCCCGGATCCTGGGAGTCATCCACCTCAAGGACGTCGTCAAGGAAGGCATGCGGGAGCGGTTCGACGAGCTGCGCCGCATGGGCATCAAGACCGTCATGATCACGGGTGACAACCCGCTGACGGCCAAGGCGATCGCCGAGGAGGCGGGTGTCGACGACTTCCTCGCGGAGGCCACCCCCGAGGACAAGATGGCGCTCATCAAGCGGGAGCAGGCGGGCGGCAAGCTCGTCGCGATGACCGGCGACGGCACCAACGACGCGCCCGCGCTCGCGCAGGCGGACGTCGGTGTGGCGATGAACACCGGTACGTCGGCCGCGAAGGAAGCCGGCAACATGGTCGACCTCGACTCCAACCCGACCAAACTCATCGAGATCGTCGAGATCGGCAAGCAACTCCTCATCACCCGGGGCGCGTTGACCACGTTCTCCATCGCCAACGACGTCGCGAAGTACTTCGCGATCATCCCGGCGCTGTTCGCGGCCGTCTACCCGGGCCTGGACAAGCTCAACATCATGGGCCTGTCCTCACCGGACTCCGCGATCCTGTCCGCCGTCATCTTCAACGCGCTGATCATCATCGCGCTGGTGCCACTGTCCCTGAAGGGCGTGCAGTACAAGCCGGTCAGCGCGGACAGGATGCTGCGGCGCAACCTGACGATCTACGGCCTGGGCGGGCTGATCGCGCCCTTCGTCGGCATCAAGATCATCGACCTGCTCATCTCCCTCATCCCCGGGATCGGCTGATCGCCATGAACAACTCCGTTACGAACACAGCCCGGTTGCTCGGGGCGGGCCTGCGCGCCCTCCTCGTGCTGACCCTGGTGACGGGCGTCATCTACCCGCTGGTCGTCACCGGCATCGCCCAGGGACTATTCAACAACACGGCGAACGGCTCCGAGATCAAGGCGGACGGCCAGGTCGTCGGCTCGTCCCTGATCGGGCAGTCGTACAACCTGCCGCTGAAGAAGGGCCAGGAGACCCCGGCGCCCGACCTGAAGTGGTTCCAGGGCCGCCCGGCCAATGGCCTCGGCAGCAACAGCGTCAACACCCAGTACAAGCTGCTGCTGTCCGGTGCCACAAATCTCTCTGCCGACAACAAGGACCTGATCAAGCAGGTGAATGACGCCAAGGCCGCCGTCGTCAAGGACAACTCGGTGCCCGGCTACACCGTCGAGGCGTCCGCGGTGCCCGCCGACGCGGTCACCTCCTCCGGCTCCGGCCTCGACCCGGACATCTCCCCGGACTACGCGGAGATCCAGGTCCATCGGATCGCCGCAAGGAACGGGCTGTCCGTCGCCGAGGTGGACAAGCTGGTCAAGGACCACACCGAGGGCCGCACGCTCGGCTTCATGGGCGAGCCCCGCGTGAACGTCCTCGAACTCAACATCGCGCTCAAGGACCTTGCGGCCAAGAGCTGATGGCGTTACGCGACGATCCGCGCGGGAGTCGGCGGCCGGGGAGACGTCCCGGCTCCGCCGGCTCCCGTCGCCATGAGGCCGGTTGTGCTGTTCCCGGATGTCATGACTGCCCGTACGACACGAAAGGCGTACACCCATGACCAGGGTGTTGGTGGTGGAGGACGACCCGCAGCTGGTACGGGCCCTCGTGATCAACATGCAGGCACGCCATTACGGAGTCGACGCGGCGCCCGACGGCGCCACGGCCCTCCGGCTGGCGGCCGCGCGCCGGCCCGACGTGGTGATGCTCGACCTCGGACTGCCCGACATGGACGGCGTCGACGTCATCAAGGCCCTGCGCGGCTGGACCCGGGTACCGATCCTGGTGCTGTCCGCCCGGCAGGCGTCCGACGAGAAGGTCGCCGCACTCGACGCCGGAGCCGACGACTACATCACCAAGCCCTTCAGCATGGACGAGCTTCTGGCCCGTCTGCGGGCCGCCGTCCGCCGCAGGGAGGACACGCCGCTCGTGCCCGAGGCGACGGTGGTGGAGACCGACGAGTTCACCGTCGACCTGCTCGCCAAGAGAGTCGTACGGAGCGGGCGGGACGTAAGGCTGACGCCGACCGAATGGCACCTGCTGGAAATCCTGATCACCAACCCCGGCCGGCTCATCACGCAGAAACACCTGCTCCAGGAGGTGTGGGGTGTCTCCCAGAGCAACAAGACCAACTACCTGCGGGTCTACATGGCCCAGCTCCGTCGCAAACTGGAGACGGACCCCGCCCATCCCCGCTATCTGATCACCGAGCCCGGCATGGGCTACCGCTTCGAAGGATGACATGGCACGCGGAAAGCTCCGGATCTACCTCGGCGCGGCACCCGGCGTCGGCAAGACCTACGCGATGCTCTCCGAGGCGCACCGCCGCATCGAACGCGGCACCGACTGCGTGGTCGCCTTCGTCGAACACCACAAGCGGCCGCGCACCGAGGTGATGTTGCACGGCCTGGAACAAACGCAGCGCAAGGAGATCGACTACCGGGGCAGCACCTTCACCGAGATGGACGTCGACGCGGTCCTGGCGCGCCGTCCGCAGGTGGCGCTGGTCGACGAGCTCGCGCACACGAACATCCCCGGCTCGCGCAACGCCAAGCGCTGGCAGGACGTGGAGGAACTGCTCGGGGCCGGGATCGACGTGGTCTCCACCGTCAACATCCAGCACCTGGAGTCGCTGGGTGATGTCGTGGAGTCGATCACGGGCGTCCGGCAGCGGGAGACCGTGCCGGACGAGGTGGTGCGGCGGGCGGACCAGATCGAGCTGGTCGACATGTCGCCGCAGGCGCTGCGCCGCCGTATGGCGCACGGCAACATCTACAAGCCGGACAAGGTCGACGCGGCGCTCTCCAACTACTTCCGGCCGGGCAACCTGACCGCGCTCCGGGAGCTGGCGCTGCTGTGGGTGGCCGACCGGGTCGACGCCTATCTGACCGAGTACCGCAGCGAGCACCAGGTGTCGACGATCTGGGGTTCGCGGGAGCGGATCGTGGTGGGCCTGACCGGCGGACCGGAGGGCCGAACACTGATCCGCCGGGCCGCACGCCTGGCCGAGAAGGGCGCCGGCGGTGAGGTCCTGGCCGTCTACATCTCCCGCAGCGACGGTCTCACCTCCGCCTCGCCCAAGGAACTGGCCGTTCAGCGGACCCTGGTGGAGGATCTGGGCGGCACGTTCCACCACGTGGTCGGCGACGACGTCTCGGCCGCGCTGCTGGACTTCGCGCGCGGGGTGAACGCGACCCAGATCGTGATGGGTGTCTCCCGGCGCAAGAGCTGGCAGTACGTCTTCGGTCCCGGCGTCGGCGCCACGGTAGCTCGTGAGTCCGGCCCCGACCTCGACGTCCACCTCATCACCCACGACGAGGCGGGCAAGGGGCGCGGACTGCCCGTCAACCGGGGCGCGCGGCTCGGCCGCGTCCGGCTCATCTGGGGCTGGCTCGTCGGCGTGCTCGGCCCCGCCCTGCTCACTCTCCTGCTGACCGGCGCCACCCCGGATGTCGGCCTCGCCAACGACATGCTGCTGTTCCTCACCCTCACGGTCGCGGCGGCCCTGCTCGGCGGCCTCTTCCCCGCGCTGGCTTCGGCGGTCGTGGGCTCTCTGCTGCTCAACTGGTACTTCACTCCGCCCGTCCACACCCTGACCATCGCCGATCCGAAGAACATCGTCGCCATCGCGATCTTCGTCGGGGTCGCCGTGTCGGTGGCGTCCGTGGTGGACCTGGCCGCCCGGCGGACCCACCAGGCGGCCAGACTGCGTGCGGAGTCCGAGATCCTGTCCTTCCTCGCGGGCAATGTGCTGCGCGGCGAGACCAGCCTGGAGGCGTTGCTGGAGCGGGTGCGGGAGACCTTCGGCATGGAGTCGGTGGCGCTGCTGGAGCGGTCCGGCGAGCTGGATCCGTGGACCTGCGCGGGCAGCGTGGGCCCCCGGCCCTGCCAGGACCCCGAGGAGGCGGACGTCGACGTGCCGGTCGGCGACCACATGTCCCTGGCCCTGTCGGGTCGCGTACTGCCGGCCTCGGACCGCCGGGTGCTCGCCGCATTCGCCGCCCAGGCCGCCGTCGTCCTGGACCGCCGACGTCTGCAGCAAGAGGCCGACCAGGCCAAGGAGTTGGCCGAGGGCAACCGCATCCGCACCGCGCTGCTGGCCGCCGTCAGCCATGACCTCCGTACCCCGCTGGCCGGGATAAAGGCGGCCGTCACCTCTCTGCGCTCCGACGACGTCGACTGGTCGGAGGAGGACCGGGCCGAACTGCTGGAGGCCATAGAGGAGGGCGCCGACCGCCTCGATCAGCTGGTCGGCAATCTGCTGGACATGTCCCGCCTGCAGACCGGCACGGTCACCCCCATCATCCGCGAAACCGACCTCGACGAGGTCGTGCCGATGGCGCTGGTCGGGGTGCCGGAAGACAGCGTGGAGCTGGACATCCCGGAGACGCTGCCCATGGTCCACGTGGACCGGGGGCTGCTGGAGCGGGCCGTCGCCAACGTCGTCGAAAACGCCGTCAAGTACAGCCCGCCGGAGGAGAAGGTCCTGGTGTCGGCGAGCGCCATCGCGGACCGGGTCGAGGTGCGTGTGGTGGACCGTGGGCCGGGCGTCCCCGACGAGGCCAAGGACCGCATCTTCGAGCCCTTCCAGCGCTACGGCGACTCCCCGCGCGGCGCCGGGGTCGGCCTCGGCCTGGCGGTGGCCCGCGGTTTCACGGAAGCCTTGGGCGGCACCATGAGCGCCGAGGACACGCCCGGCGGCGGTCTCACGATGGTGCTCAGCGTGCCGACGGCACCGCAGCGCCGGCCGGAGCAGGCGGACCTTCCGGCCACAGCCGCGTCCTGAAGGGAGAGGCCCGAGGGCCTCAGGCATCGGGCGGCACGGTCTCGAACTCGCTCTCCACGTGCCCGGTGTCCAGCCGCAGCCGCCAGGCGTTCCGGCGGTGCGCGGCAGCCAGCTCGGCCTCCAACGGCGACGGTGGCACCGCGAGGACGGGACAGCTGGCGTGCGCGAGGCAGTAGCGGCCGACCGACGGCCACAGGGCGCGCTGCAGACGGCCGCGGCACCCGGCGCCGACGACGAGGAGGTCGTCCTCGCGGCCGGCGATCTCGACCAGCGCCCGGCCCGGGGCACCCCGCGCGATGAGGGCCCGCTTTGCAAGTCCCGTTCCCGTGCTGCCGAACACGTCACGCAGCGCCGCGACCAGCCTCTCCCGCGCCAGCCGCTCCCACTCCTCGACCAGGTAGGACGCAGCCGGCGAACGACGTGCTGCGAGATCCCCACCGGGCGGCTCCCACGCCAGCACCGGCCACAGCTCGGCACCCCTGCGCCGGGCCTCGTCGGCGGCCCGGCACAGGGCGGCAAGACTGCCCAAGGAGCCGCTCACTCCGACCACGACACGAGCGGTTGAGGGCGCATCGGACTCGGACATCACTTCACCGTTCTCCACGCGTCGGCGGTCGGTTCCCGCCGACGATCCTCATCGCAACGCCTTCCATCTCACTCCTGGACGGGGCATTCGAAAAGCCCGCAGGTCACTTCTTGGCGCGCCTCTGACGGACGCTGCCCGGGGCGCTCACCAGGCACGTCAGTATTTCGTCAACGTCTCCCGATCACCGTCAGCATCCCGTCAGGAGGGGTCCGCGAGTCGCGGTGGGCGGGCATAGCGTCGTTGGCGAGCCCCGGTCCGCCTCCCCGCGTCCGGGGCATTTCAGCTCCTCCCGGAGGTATCCCATGCAAGAACTCCTGTACGGCGAAGACCCCGAGCCCGCCGATCGATTCCCGGCCGGACTGCTGTTCGTCCCGGTCCGGCCGGGCCCCTCACGGTGTGCGGCCCGGCTCTTCCGCACAGGCCGAACACGCCGGGCTCGGCCCGTAGCATGGCGACATCGGAGAGGCAGTCCCCGCCCGGAGCGACTCCGAGCGCGACATCCAGCAGGACCTTGCCCGGGTCGTGCACTGCCCGCGGCTTGCGCCACGGCGCCAGTGCCGCCGATATCGCAGCGTCCAGGCCCACCTTGTGGACCGTCTCGACCAGCAGCACCGACCCGGCCTGCGAGACCGCCCCGCTGCCACCGCCCTCGACGCGGACACGCGGGTACAACCCGATAAGCCTGCTCACCTGGAGAGTGCTTCTTTCCGTGCAGCCAACAGGACCCTAGACAAGTCCCATCGTTGCAGGTCAGGAGCACTCTCCGTTTATTTGATCAAGGCATGGACGAGCGCACTCATGAAAGCGCGAGGTTAAGGTCGTGTCGGAGCGACTGGGGCACACCAACGCTGCGATGACCCTGAACGTCTACAGTCACCTCTTCCCTGAGTCGGAGGACCGAACCAGGGCAGCGGTGGACACGGCGTTCGGTGCCCTCGCTGGGGAATGTGCCCCGGATGTGCCCTCTCAGCCGGAGGACTGAGAGAACGCGCAGGTCAGAGCCGATGCCATGGGGGCACAGTGCGATTGAGAGTGGAGTTCACGACCGAGCCCTTTGATCTGGACGAGGCGCCCGCGCACGCGGTGGTCGCCCGCCAGGTCATCGAGGCGGCCGAGCTTGACGCGGTGGACGTCGGCCCGTTCGGCAACACGGCGGAGGGCGGCTCCGACGCCGTACTCACCGCTGTGGACGCCCTGCTTCGCAAGACGCTGGAGGCCGGTGCCACCCGGGTCTCGCTGCAGGTGAACGTCATCGACGCCGACGGGGAGGGTGACGAGTGACCGGCACCGGGGACGAGCCGTTCATCACGGCCGTGAAGCCACTGGTCGACGCCATGGGCGGCGAGATGCTCCCGCCCGACGAGGCAGGACCCGACGACGTCGTGCTCACCTGGGAGGGCGTCGACGCGGTCGCCGTACGCCTGCCCCAGCTCGCGGACTCCCTGGATCACATCCTGGCCGCGATGGAGCGCAAAAAGGGCAAGCCCCTGGCCGAGCTGGACCGCAAGGCCAAGCAGGAGGTCGTACGGATACTCGAGGCGCGCGGCGCCTTCTCCGTACGGCACGGCGTGGAGACCGTCGCGGGCGCGCTCGGCGTCAGCCGTTTCACGGTCTACAACTACCTCAACCGCGACAAGGAAGGCTGAGCGCCTTCAGGGTCCTTCAGGGACCTTCAGGGTTTGGCACCCCAAATTTTCAACAAAGTGTTGACGGCGCGTTGCCGGAAGGCGTTAGCTGTCCGCAG
It encodes:
- a CDS encoding thiamine-binding protein; this encodes MRLRVEFTTEPFDLDEAPAHAVVARQVIEAAELDAVDVGPFGNTAEGGSDAVLTAVDALLRKTLEAGATRVSLQVNVIDADGEGDE
- the kdpB gene encoding potassium-transporting ATPase subunit KdpB, whose product is MTTRTENQEDSMSTATPTRAPHSDVPTGHKDEGKVGAGLFDPKQLIKSLPDALRKLDPRVMIKSPVMFVVLVGSVLTTVFSFKDPSDWFGWAISAWLWLTVIFANLAEAVAEGRGKAQADTLRKAKTDTVARRLGKDGKTEEQVPGTELTIGDLVVCEAGDIIPGDGDVVEGVASVDESAITGESAPVIRESGGDRSAVTGGTKVLSDRIVIKITTKPGETFIDRMIALVEGAARQKTPNEIALNILLASLTIVFLLAVATLPPFADYAGTHLTMVVLVALLVCLIPTTIGALLSAIGIAGMDRLVQRNVLAMSGRAVEAAGDVSTLLLDKTGTITLGNRQASEFVPVSGTTEAELADAAQLSSLADETPEGRSIVVLAKEKYGLRERHQGELAGAEWIAFTAQTRMSGVDVDGRKIRKGAAGSVITWVQEQGGAVAEDADTLSNRISEAGGTPLLVAVEDDRGARILGVIHLKDVVKEGMRERFDELRRMGIKTVMITGDNPLTAKAIAEEAGVDDFLAEATPEDKMALIKREQAGGKLVAMTGDGTNDAPALAQADVGVAMNTGTSAAKEAGNMVDLDSNPTKLIEIVEIGKQLLITRGALTTFSIANDVAKYFAIIPALFAAVYPGLDKLNIMGLSSPDSAILSAVIFNALIIIALVPLSLKGVQYKPVSADRMLRRNLTIYGLGGLIAPFVGIKIIDLLISLIPGIG
- a CDS encoding universal stress protein; the encoded protein is MSESDAPSTARVVVGVSGSLGSLAALCRAADEARRRGAELWPVLAWEPPGGDLAARRSPAASYLVEEWERLARERLVAALRDVFGSTGTGLAKRALIARGAPGRALVEIAGREDDLLVVGAGCRGRLQRALWPSVGRYCLAHASCPVLAVPPSPLEAELAAAHRRNAWRLRLDTGHVESEFETVPPDA
- a CDS encoding potassium-transporting ATPase subunit C, with amino-acid sequence MNNSVTNTARLLGAGLRALLVLTLVTGVIYPLVVTGIAQGLFNNTANGSEIKADGQVVGSSLIGQSYNLPLKKGQETPAPDLKWFQGRPANGLGSNSVNTQYKLLLSGATNLSADNKDLIKQVNDAKAAVVKDNSVPGYTVEASAVPADAVTSSGSGLDPDISPDYAEIQVHRIAARNGLSVAEVDKLVKDHTEGRTLGFMGEPRVNVLELNIALKDLAAKS
- a CDS encoding response regulator encodes the protein MTRVLVVEDDPQLVRALVINMQARHYGVDAAPDGATALRLAAARRPDVVMLDLGLPDMDGVDVIKALRGWTRVPILVLSARQASDEKVAALDAGADDYITKPFSMDELLARLRAAVRRREDTPLVPEATVVETDEFTVDLLAKRVVRSGRDVRLTPTEWHLLEILITNPGRLITQKHLLQEVWGVSQSNKTNYLRVYMAQLRRKLETDPAHPRYLITEPGMGYRFEG
- a CDS encoding helix-turn-helix domain-containing protein, which encodes MTGTGDEPFITAVKPLVDAMGGEMLPPDEAGPDDVVLTWEGVDAVAVRLPQLADSLDHILAAMERKKGKPLAELDRKAKQEVVRILEARGAFSVRHGVETVAGALGVSRFTVYNYLNRDKEG
- a CDS encoding sensor histidine kinase KdpD — encoded protein: MARGKLRIYLGAAPGVGKTYAMLSEAHRRIERGTDCVVAFVEHHKRPRTEVMLHGLEQTQRKEIDYRGSTFTEMDVDAVLARRPQVALVDELAHTNIPGSRNAKRWQDVEELLGAGIDVVSTVNIQHLESLGDVVESITGVRQRETVPDEVVRRADQIELVDMSPQALRRRMAHGNIYKPDKVDAALSNYFRPGNLTALRELALLWVADRVDAYLTEYRSEHQVSTIWGSRERIVVGLTGGPEGRTLIRRAARLAEKGAGGEVLAVYISRSDGLTSASPKELAVQRTLVEDLGGTFHHVVGDDVSAALLDFARGVNATQIVMGVSRRKSWQYVFGPGVGATVARESGPDLDVHLITHDEAGKGRGLPVNRGARLGRVRLIWGWLVGVLGPALLTLLLTGATPDVGLANDMLLFLTLTVAAALLGGLFPALASAVVGSLLLNWYFTPPVHTLTIADPKNIVAIAIFVGVAVSVASVVDLAARRTHQAARLRAESEILSFLAGNVLRGETSLEALLERVRETFGMESVALLERSGELDPWTCAGSVGPRPCQDPEEADVDVPVGDHMSLALSGRVLPASDRRVLAAFAAQAAVVLDRRRLQQEADQAKELAEGNRIRTALLAAVSHDLRTPLAGIKAAVTSLRSDDVDWSEEDRAELLEAIEEGADRLDQLVGNLLDMSRLQTGTVTPIIRETDLDEVVPMALVGVPEDSVELDIPETLPMVHVDRGLLERAVANVVENAVKYSPPEEKVLVSASAIADRVEVRVVDRGPGVPDEAKDRIFEPFQRYGDSPRGAGVGLGLAVARGFTEALGGTMSAEDTPGGGLTMVLSVPTAPQRRPEQADLPATAAS